The following coding sequences lie in one Brevibacterium marinum genomic window:
- a CDS encoding aldehyde dehydrogenase (NADP(+)) — protein MTIAPPDTTTEATLDQTLAAAEQAAVVYRRWDRSARARLLRTIADALDAAGDRLVPIAQEETHLAEGRLSGELTRTTFQLRLFAETIDNGDYLGARVDEADPDWPMGAARPDLRRIMRPLGPVLVFSASNFPFAFSTAGGDTASALAAGCPVVVKAHRGHPRLTEATAEAVQKACAEAGAPEGMFAVIFGTESGRIAVQDPRIKAAGFTGSIGGGRALFDLANSRPDPIPFYGELGSNNPVFVTGAADSERGVEIADEFVGSFTMGAGQFCTKPGTILVPVGSRLLERLREVTLPPGAAMLNEGIRDGYVAEIEKLQSNGAEVVNAGAGPFSETAPDPIIHRVEAAEALGRPDDLLGECFGPSTLVIEYTDESQLLELARAYTGQLTASLQAQGHETVLPDLLDTLAEVAGRLLFNQWPTGVSVTYAQQHGGPYPASTAGGSTSVGTAAIERFLRPVAYQGMPEHLLPAELVAGAGVAQMINGRR, from the coding sequence ATGACGATTGCACCTCCGGACACGACCACCGAGGCGACTCTCGACCAGACTCTCGCCGCAGCAGAACAGGCTGCGGTCGTCTATCGACGCTGGGACCGCTCCGCTCGCGCTCGCCTGCTGCGGACGATCGCCGACGCACTCGACGCCGCAGGCGATCGGCTCGTGCCGATCGCCCAGGAGGAGACTCACTTGGCCGAAGGACGCCTGAGCGGTGAGCTCACACGCACCACATTCCAGCTTCGGCTTTTCGCCGAAACCATCGACAACGGTGACTACCTCGGAGCGCGCGTCGACGAAGCCGATCCCGACTGGCCGATGGGTGCTGCCCGCCCCGACCTTCGCCGGATCATGCGGCCGCTGGGTCCCGTGCTCGTCTTCAGCGCCAGCAACTTCCCCTTCGCATTTTCGACTGCAGGAGGGGACACGGCATCGGCGCTGGCCGCCGGCTGCCCCGTCGTCGTCAAGGCCCATCGCGGCCACCCGCGATTGACCGAAGCGACGGCCGAAGCGGTGCAGAAGGCCTGCGCGGAGGCCGGGGCGCCTGAAGGAATGTTCGCAGTGATCTTCGGCACCGAGTCCGGTCGCATCGCCGTACAGGATCCGCGCATCAAAGCCGCAGGGTTCACCGGATCCATCGGCGGCGGTCGCGCCCTGTTCGATCTGGCGAACTCCCGTCCGGACCCGATCCCGTTCTACGGAGAGCTGGGCAGCAACAACCCGGTGTTCGTCACCGGTGCCGCCGATTCCGAGCGCGGCGTTGAGATCGCCGACGAATTCGTCGGATCGTTCACCATGGGTGCCGGCCAGTTCTGCACCAAGCCGGGGACCATACTGGTTCCCGTCGGCTCTCGTCTCCTCGAACGCCTGCGCGAAGTCACGCTTCCTCCGGGAGCGGCGATGCTCAACGAGGGCATTCGCGACGGTTATGTGGCCGAGATCGAGAAGCTCCAATCGAATGGGGCCGAGGTCGTGAATGCCGGAGCCGGGCCGTTCTCCGAGACCGCTCCCGATCCGATCATCCACCGAGTCGAAGCCGCCGAGGCACTCGGACGTCCGGACGATCTGCTGGGGGAGTGCTTCGGACCCTCGACTCTGGTCATCGAGTACACCGACGAATCCCAGCTGCTCGAGCTGGCCAGGGCGTATACCGGACAGCTGACCGCGAGCCTGCAGGCGCAAGGCCACGAGACCGTGCTTCCCGACCTTCTCGACACCCTTGCCGAAGTGGCGGGACGGCTGCTGTTCAACCAATGGCCGACCGGAGTGTCGGTCACCTATGCCCAGCAGCACGGTGGTCCGTACCCGGCGTCGACGGCCGGAGGGTCCACCTCGGTGGGCACCGCAGCGATCGAGCGCTTCCTGCGCCCCGTCGCCTATCAGGGAATGCCAGAGCACCTTCTCCCTGCCGAAC
- a CDS encoding 2-keto-4-pentenoate hydratase, whose translation MRVDTDAVAASLVRAQDERRPVDTVFGADASTAEEGFRVQQQVVRIKESRGDKVVGFKLGNIAKAMQDKFGVDEPDYGYLLVSHFLPENLAVAQSDFIEPFIELEIGFVLKRDLSGPHITAADVISATDYVLPALEIIDSRVKDWNIGLGDTLADSGSAGAVILGAQPRGLGEVDVSDMHGEIRFDGHTVAEGNSSAVYGSPVSAIAWLCRRISEYGVGLRAGDLVMPGSCLAAEKLRPGTTVLGEFHGWAAVQFDFTTS comes from the coding sequence GTGCGAGTTGATACGGACGCCGTTGCCGCATCGCTGGTCAGGGCTCAGGACGAGCGGCGGCCGGTGGACACGGTGTTCGGGGCCGATGCGTCCACGGCCGAAGAAGGCTTCCGCGTCCAGCAGCAGGTTGTCAGGATCAAAGAATCCCGGGGCGACAAGGTCGTCGGATTCAAGCTCGGCAATATCGCCAAAGCCATGCAGGACAAGTTCGGAGTCGACGAACCCGACTATGGCTATCTCCTCGTCAGTCATTTCCTCCCGGAGAACCTTGCAGTGGCGCAGTCGGACTTCATCGAGCCCTTCATCGAGCTCGAGATCGGCTTCGTCCTCAAGCGGGATCTTTCCGGCCCGCACATCACTGCGGCTGATGTGATCTCGGCGACCGACTACGTCCTGCCGGCATTGGAGATCATCGACTCGAGGGTCAAGGACTGGAACATCGGTCTGGGAGACACCCTCGCGGACAGCGGATCGGCAGGGGCCGTCATCCTCGGCGCGCAGCCCCGCGGCCTCGGCGAGGTCGATGTCAGCGATATGCACGGTGAGATCCGGTTCGACGGTCATACGGTGGCCGAAGGCAACAGCAGCGCCGTCTACGGCAGTCCGGTCTCGGCGATCGCCTGGCTGTGCCGCCGAATTTCGGAGTACGGCGTCGGGCTGCGTGCCGGCGACCTGGTGATGCCGGGCAGCTGCTTGGCCGCCGAGAAGCTGCGACCGGGAACGACGGTACTTGGAGAATTCCACGGATGGGCCGCCGTGCAGTTCGACTTCACGACGTCCTAG
- a CDS encoding ester cyclase codes for MSTMLAKIAVAWTRAWGFGETDAFEAIASENYVRHSKTGDEGLESVLAQIRESHEAFSDFDVEIINAVDDGQLIAIHWRSKGRHTGTFMEVPPTYREVSVDGAAFLSYSEGKITDETSIWDPRELLSSMRIWHLGKRRPSPADEKGVRSAS; via the coding sequence ATGAGCACCATGCTGGCCAAGATCGCCGTCGCCTGGACGCGTGCCTGGGGCTTCGGCGAGACCGACGCTTTCGAAGCTATCGCGTCAGAGAATTATGTACGCCACTCGAAGACAGGAGATGAGGGACTCGAATCGGTGCTCGCCCAGATCCGGGAGTCCCACGAGGCATTCAGCGATTTCGACGTCGAGATCATCAATGCTGTCGATGACGGACAGCTCATCGCCATCCACTGGCGGTCCAAAGGACGCCATACGGGAACCTTCATGGAGGTTCCGCCGACTTACCGTGAGGTATCGGTCGACGGCGCAGCGTTCCTCAGCTACTCAGAGGGAAAGATCACCGACGAGACCTCGATCTGGGATCCTCGGGAGCTGCTGTCTTCGATGCGGATCTGGCACCTTGGCAAACGTCGCCCGTCGCCCGCTGATGAGAAGGGTGTCCGCAGTGCGAGTTGA
- a CDS encoding flavin reductase family protein, which produces MVAITTAADGSIEAADFRQIFGLLPTGVVAITGKSESGKPLGFVVGTFQSLSLDPPLVMFAVDKGSSTWPWIRNLEQFTANILSTEQLPVCKALARKGDDKFKDLPFEWSTIGTPRLPGSTAWIDCDVASEIVAGDHYVIVGEIKEMEQASDCEALLFRGGKFGEFDFWDRPAPEPKPIAEEVETQE; this is translated from the coding sequence ATGGTTGCCATCACAACCGCGGCAGACGGGTCGATCGAAGCTGCTGACTTCAGACAGATCTTCGGTCTGCTGCCGACAGGAGTCGTCGCCATCACCGGCAAATCGGAATCGGGCAAACCGCTGGGATTCGTCGTCGGCACCTTCCAGTCATTGTCCCTCGACCCGCCCTTGGTGATGTTCGCCGTCGACAAGGGGTCGAGCACCTGGCCGTGGATCCGCAATCTCGAGCAGTTCACCGCGAACATCCTGTCCACCGAACAGCTGCCAGTGTGCAAAGCCCTTGCACGCAAGGGGGACGACAAGTTCAAAGACCTGCCCTTCGAATGGTCAACTATCGGCACTCCACGGCTGCCCGGCTCGACAGCATGGATCGACTGCGATGTGGCGTCGGAGATCGTCGCCGGTGATCACTACGTCATCGTCGGAGAGATCAAGGAGATGGAGCAGGCAAGCGACTGTGAGGCGCTGCTGTTTCGCGGAGGGAAGTTCGGAGAATTCGACTTCTGGGATCGACCGGCTCCGGAACCCAAGCCCATCGCAGAAGAAGTGGAGACACAGGAATGA